One window from the genome of Magnolia sinica isolate HGM2019 chromosome 4, MsV1, whole genome shotgun sequence encodes:
- the LOC131242233 gene encoding protein SOSEKI 2, translating into MDVRPRKSRETSPDRVRMSMQTKVMKPTFRKVQVLYYLSRNGQLEHPHFMEVSHLSNQQLRLRDVVDRLTVLRGRGMPSLFSWSCKRSYKNGYVWNDLAENDVIYPAEGAEYVLKGSEIIEGCAERFHQLQVSNRKQNPEAKFLPKRDPHAGNRSRGSREEEAGEETGEEEEEEEKGSNNSSNTLHSRCSRGVSTDEMEENENPKSQNNVTELDMDDGSPPSTSSTISEKAHNSNSQRFEDCDSGAEPMGTRNSVLLQLIACGSVPATKGRNAPALKQPTVAAAAARKSSSLHKGVLCKTATKLMMAEEDEINYMSENPRFGNLQSEEKEYFSGSIVESMTTEKDEPVLKKSSSYNEERSLKSEMGKAAEKREEEKCYAGKCIPLKISSCKQHKKG; encoded by the exons ATGGATGTTCGTCCGAGGAAAAGCAGAGAAACGAGTCCTGATAGAGTGAGGATGAGCATGCAGACCAAGGTCATGAAACCCACCTTCAGAAAAGTTCAGGTCTTGTATTATCTCAGCAGGAATGGCCAGCTCGAACACCCCCATTTCATGGAAGTCTCTCATCTATCCAACCAACAGCTCCGTTTGAGAG ATGTGGTGGATCGGCTAACGGTTCTTAGGGGCAGAGGCATGCCTTCTCTCTTCTCATGGTCTTGCAAAAG GAGCTACAAGAACGGGTACGTGTGGAACGATTTGGCAGAGAACGATGTGATTTATCCGGCGGAGGGAGCTGAATACGTTCTCAAAGGGTCGGAGATAATAGAAGGGTGTGCAG AGCGTTTTCACCAGCTTCAAGTAAGCAATAGGAAACAGAACCCAGAAGCGAAATTCCTGCCCAAACGCGACCCACACGCTGGAAACCGAAGCCGAGGAAGTAGAGAGGAAGAAGCAGGAGAAGAAACGggtgaggaagaggaggaggaggagaaaggaAGCAACAACAGCTCCAACACACTGCACTCCCGGTGTTCGAGAGGCGTCTCGACAGACGAAATGGAAGAAAACGAGAACCCCAAATCTCAGAATAATGTAACCGAGCTCGACATGGACGACGGTTCTCCACCTTCGACCTCCTCGACGATTTCCGAGAAAGCCCACAACAGCAATTCCCAACGGTTCGAGGACTGTGACTCGGGCGCGGAGCCGATGGGGACTCGGAACTCGGTCCTGCTGCAACTCATCGCGTGCGGGTCTGTCCCTGCTACCAAGGGTAGGAATGCGCCTGCCTTGAAACAGCcgactgttgctgctgctgctgcgagAAAGAGCAGCAGCTTACACAAAGGGGTTCTCTGCAAGACCGCTACGAAATTGATGATGGCGGAAGAAGACGAGATAAATTACATGTCTGAGAACCCGAGATTCGGAAATCTGCAATCGGAAGAGAAGGAGTATTTCAGTGGGAGCATCGTCGAGTCGATGACGACGGAGAAGGACGAACCGGTATTGAAGAAATCTTCTTCGTATAACGAAGAGAG GAGCTTGAAATCGGAAATGGGAAAAGCTGCTGAGAAGCGAGAGGAGGAGAAGTGCTATGCAGGCAAATGTATTCCTCTGAAGATATCTTCTTGTAAGCAACACAAGAAAGGGTAG